A single genomic interval of Theropithecus gelada isolate Dixy chromosome 16, Tgel_1.0, whole genome shotgun sequence harbors:
- the CASKIN2 gene encoding caskin-2 isoform X2 has product MRPLHYAAWQGRLEPVRLLLRASAAVNAASLDGQIPLHLAAQYGHYEVSEMLLQHQSNPCLVNKAKKTPLDLACEFGRLKVAQLLLNSHLCVALLEGEAKDPCDPNYTTPLHLAAKNGHREVIRQLLRAGIEINRQTKTGTALHEAALYGKTEVVRLLLEGGVDVNIRNTYNQTALDIVNQFTTSQASREIKQLLREASGILKVRALKDFWNLHDPTALNVRAGDVITVLEQHPDGRWKGHIHESQRGTDRIGYFPPGIVEVVSKRMGIPAARLPSAPAPLRPGFSRTPQPPAEEPPHPLTYSQLPRVGLSPDSPAGDRNSVGSEGSVGSIRSAGSGQSSEGTNGHGPGLLIENAQPLPSAGEDQVLPGLHPPSLADNLSHHPLTNCRSGEQIFTQDVRPEQLLEGKDAQAIHNWLSEFQLEGYTAHFLQAGYDVPTISRMTPEDLTAIGVTKPGHRKKIASEIAQLSIAEWLPSYIPTDLLEWLCALGLPQYHKQLVSSGYDSMGLVADLTWEELQEIGVNKLGHQKKLMLGVKRLAELRRGLLQGEALSEGGRRLAKGPELMAIEGLENGEGPATTGPRLLTFQGSELSPELQAAMAGGGPEPLPLPPARSPSQESIGARSRGSGHSQEPPAPQPSSGDPSNPQERNLPEGTERPPKLCSSLPGQGPPPYVFMYPQASLSSPAPGPPPGAPWAFSYLAGPPATPPDPPRPKRRSHSLSRPGPTEGDAEGEAEGPVGSALGSYATLTRRPGRSALVRTSPSVTPTPARGTPRSQSFALRARRKGPPPPPPKRLSSVSGPSPEPPPLDGSPGPKEGATGPRRRTLSEPAGPSEPTGPPAPAGPASDTEEEEPGPEGMPPSRGSSGEGLPFAEEGNLTIKQRPKPAGPPPRETPVPPGLDFNLTESDTVKRRPKCREREPLQTALLAFGVASATPDPAAPLPSPTPGESPLASSPPQPEPSSLPAQGVPTPLAPSPATQPPVPPCPGPGLESSAASRWNGETEPPAAPAALLKVSGAGTAPKPVSVACTQLAFSGPKLASRLGPRPVPPPRPESTGTVGPGQAQQRLEQTSSSLAAALRAAEKSIGTEEQEGAPSASTKHILDDISTMFDALADQLDAMLD; this is encoded by the exons ATGCGCCCGCTGCACTACGCAGCCTGGCAGGGCCGGCTGGAGCCTGTGAGGCTGCTGCTGCGCGCCTCTGCGGCCGTCAATGCCGCCTCGCTGGACGGACAGATCCCCCTTCACCTGGCCGCGCAGTATGGACACTATGAGGTG TCAGAAATGCTCCTCCAACATCAGTCCAACCCATGCCTGGTCAACAAGGCCAAGAAGACACCCCTGGACCTGGCCTGTGAATTTGGCCGACTCAAG GTGGCCCAGCTGCTACTGAACAGCCACTTATGTGTGGCACTGCTGGAGGGCGAGGCCAAGGACCCTTGTGACCCCAACTATACCACGCCCCTGCACTTGGCTGCCAAGAATGGCCACAGAGAAGTCATCAG GCagctcctgagagctgggatcgAGATCAACCGCCAGACCAAGACGGGTACGGCGCTCCACGAGGCCGCACTGTATGGCAAGACCGAGGTGGTGCGGCTGCTTCTGGAG GGAGGTGTGGACGTGAACATCCGGAACACGTATAACCAGACGGCGCTGGACATAGTGAATCAGTTCACCACCTCCCAGGCCAGCCGGGAAATCAAGCAGCTACTGCGGG AGGCCTCAGGGATCCTGAAGGTCCGAGCACTCAAAGATTTCTGGAACCTCCACGATCCCACTGCTCTCAATGTCCGGGCAGGGGATGTCATCACG GTGCTGGAACAGCATCCCGACGGCCGCTGGAAGGGCCACATCCACGAGAGCCAGAGGGGCACAGACCGCATAGGCTACTTCCCCCCGGGCATTGTCGAGGTGGTCAGCAAGCGGATGGGCATCCCTGCAGCCCGCCTCCCCTCCGCACCCGCCCCCCTGCGCCCAGGCTTCTCCCGAACACCACAGCCTCCTGCCGAAGAACCCCCACACCCTCTTACCTACAGCCAGCTCCCTCGGGTGGGCCTCAGCCCAGACAGCCCAG CAGGTGACAGGAATAGCGTGGGCAGCGAGGGCAGCGTGGGCAGCATCCGCAGTGCCGGCAGCGGGCAGAGCTCTGAGGGCACTAACGGCCACGGCCCTGGCCTCCTGATTGAGAACGCCCAG CCACTGCCCTCAGCTGGAGAGGACCAGGTGCTGCCAGGACTCCACCCACCGTCCCTGGCAG ACAACCTGAGCCACCACCCTCTGACCAACTGCCGCTCTGGGGAGCAGATCTTCACCCAGGATGTGCGGCCGGAACAGCTGCTGGAGGGGAAG GACGCGCAGGCCATTCATAACTGGCTAAGCGAGTTCCAGCTGGAGGGCTACACTGCCCACTTTCTGCAGGCCGGCTATGATGTGCCTACCATCAGCCGCATGACGCCTGAG GACCTGACGGCCATCGGGGTGACCAAGCCTGGGCACAGGAAGAAGATCGCCTCCGAGATCGCTCAGCTCAGCATCGCCGAGTGGCTGCCCAGCTACATCCCA ACGGACCTGCTGGAGTGGCTGTGTGCACTGGGGCTGCCGCAGTACCACAAGCAGCTGGTGAGCAGTGGCTACGACTCCATGGGGCTGGTGGCCGACCTCACCTGGGAGGAGCTGCAGGAGATTGGGGTCAACAAGCTCG GGCATCAGAAGAAGCTCATGCTGGGGGTGAAGCGACTGGCAGAGCTTCGGCGGGGCCTGCTGCAGGGGGAGGCCCTCAGCGAAGGCGGGCGCCGGCTGGCCAAGGGTCCGGAGCTGATGGCCATCGAGGGGCTGGAGAACGGGGAAGGCCCAGCTACGACTGGCCCTCGGCTCCTCACCTTCCAGGGCAGCGAACTAAGCCCAGAGCTACAAGCGGCCATGGCAGGGGGTGGCCCTGAACCACTCCCCCTTCCACCTGCCCGCTCTCCCAGCCAGGAGAGCATCGGGGCACGCTCACGGGGGTCTGGCCACTCACAGGAACCGCCTGCCCCACAGCCCAGCAGTGGAGATCCCAGCAACCCCCAGGAGAGGAACCTTCCAGAGGGCACAGAGCGGCCCCCTAAGCTTTGTTCCTCACTTCCTGGCCAAGGACCCCCACCCTATGTTTTTATGTACCCCCAGGCCTCACTCTCCAGCCCGGCCCCAGGGCCACCTCCTGGCGCACCCTGGGCCTTCTCCTATTTGGCTGGGCCCCCTGCCACTCCCCCAGACCCGCCTCGACCTAAACGCCGGTCCCACAGCCTAAGCCGCCCTGGCCCCACGGAGGGGGATGCTGAAGGGGAGGCCGAAGGGCCGGTGGGCAGCGCCCTGGGCAGTTATGCTACCCTTACCCGGCGGCCAGGACGCAGCGCCCTTGTCCGGACCAGTCCTAGCGTGACCCCAACTCCAGCTCGGGGGACTCCTCGCAGTCAGTCCTTCGCCCTGCGGGCCCGGCGCAAaggccccccgcccccaccccccaaacgCCTCAGCTCCGTCTCTGGCCCCAGCCCGGAGCCACCTCCACTAGATGGGAGCCCAGGGCCCAAGGAAGGGGCCACAGGGCCCCGAAGGCGAACACTGAGTGAACCCGCTGGCCCCTCAGAGCCCACTGGCCCACCTGCCCCGGCTGGGCCTGCAtcagacacagaggaggaggagccaggccCCGAGGGGATGCCCCCATCTCGGGGCAGCTCCGGGGAAGGGCTGCCGTTTGCAGAGGAAGGGAACCTGACCATCAAACAGCGCCCGAAGCCCGCTGGTCCCCCGCCCCGAGAGACACCCGTGCCCCCTGGCCTTGATTTCAACCTCACGGAATCAGACACTGTTAAGCGGAGGCCCAAGTGCCGCGAGAGAGAGCCGCTGCAGACCGCACTGCTGGCCTTCGGAGTGGCCAGCGCCACGCCTGACCCCGCTGCCCCCCTGCCTTCCCCAACTCCTGGCGAGTCTCCTTTAGCTTCTAGCCCTCCCCAGCCCGAGCCCAGCAGCCTTCCAGCCCAAGGAGTTCCAACCCCCCTTGCTCCCAGCCCTGCCACGCAGCCTCCGGTGCCACCCTGCCCAGGGCCAGGTCTGGAAAGCTCAGCTGCTAGTCGGTGGAATGGGGAGACAGAACCCCCGGCCGCCCCTGCTGCCCTCCTCAAGGTGTCCGGAGCAG GAACAGCCCCCAAGCCTGTGTCAGTAGCCTGCACCCAGCTGGCATTTTCTGGTCCTAAGCTAGCGTCCCGGCTCGGCCCCCGCCCGGTGCCTCCTCCACGGCCTGAGAGCACTGGGACTGTGGGCCCAGGCCAGGCCCAGCAGAGACTAGAGCAAACCAGCTCGTCCCTGGCAGCTGCACTGAGAGCCGCAGAGAAGAGCATTGGCACGGAGGAGCAAGAGGG CGCCCCCAGTGCCTCCACCAAGCACATTCTGGATGACATCAGCACCATGTTCGATGCCCTGGCTGACCAGCTGGACGCCATGCTGGACTGA
- the CASKIN2 gene encoding caskin-2 isoform X1 has product MGREQDLILAVKNGDVTGVQKLVAKVKATKTKLLGSTKRLNVNYQDADGFSALHHAALGGSLELIALLLEAQATVDIKDSNGMRPLHYAAWQGRLEPVRLLLRASAAVNAASLDGQIPLHLAAQYGHYEVSEMLLQHQSNPCLVNKAKKTPLDLACEFGRLKVAQLLLNSHLCVALLEGEAKDPCDPNYTTPLHLAAKNGHREVIRQLLRAGIEINRQTKTGTALHEAALYGKTEVVRLLLEGGVDVNIRNTYNQTALDIVNQFTTSQASREIKQLLREASGILKVRALKDFWNLHDPTALNVRAGDVITVLEQHPDGRWKGHIHESQRGTDRIGYFPPGIVEVVSKRMGIPAARLPSAPAPLRPGFSRTPQPPAEEPPHPLTYSQLPRVGLSPDSPAGDRNSVGSEGSVGSIRSAGSGQSSEGTNGHGPGLLIENAQPLPSAGEDQVLPGLHPPSLADNLSHHPLTNCRSGEQIFTQDVRPEQLLEGKDAQAIHNWLSEFQLEGYTAHFLQAGYDVPTISRMTPEDLTAIGVTKPGHRKKIASEIAQLSIAEWLPSYIPTDLLEWLCALGLPQYHKQLVSSGYDSMGLVADLTWEELQEIGVNKLGHQKKLMLGVKRLAELRRGLLQGEALSEGGRRLAKGPELMAIEGLENGEGPATTGPRLLTFQGSELSPELQAAMAGGGPEPLPLPPARSPSQESIGARSRGSGHSQEPPAPQPSSGDPSNPQERNLPEGTERPPKLCSSLPGQGPPPYVFMYPQASLSSPAPGPPPGAPWAFSYLAGPPATPPDPPRPKRRSHSLSRPGPTEGDAEGEAEGPVGSALGSYATLTRRPGRSALVRTSPSVTPTPARGTPRSQSFALRARRKGPPPPPPKRLSSVSGPSPEPPPLDGSPGPKEGATGPRRRTLSEPAGPSEPTGPPAPAGPASDTEEEEPGPEGMPPSRGSSGEGLPFAEEGNLTIKQRPKPAGPPPRETPVPPGLDFNLTESDTVKRRPKCREREPLQTALLAFGVASATPDPAAPLPSPTPGESPLASSPPQPEPSSLPAQGVPTPLAPSPATQPPVPPCPGPGLESSAASRWNGETEPPAAPAALLKVSGAGTAPKPVSVACTQLAFSGPKLASRLGPRPVPPPRPESTGTVGPGQAQQRLEQTSSSLAAALRAAEKSIGTEEQEGAPSASTKHILDDISTMFDALADQLDAMLD; this is encoded by the exons ATGGGTCGTGAACAGGACCTGATCCTTGCTGTCAAGAATGGAGATGTGACCGGTGTGCAGAAACTGGTGGCAAAGGTCAAGGCCACAAAGACAA AGCTCCTGGGCTCCACAAAGAGGCTCAACGTGAACTACCAGGACGCTGACGG ATTCTCTGCCCTCCACCACGCTGCTTTGGGGGGCAGCCTGGAGCTCATAGCCTTGCTGCTAGAGGCTCAGGCCACTGTTGACATCAAGGACAGCAATG GCATGCGCCCGCTGCACTACGCAGCCTGGCAGGGCCGGCTGGAGCCTGTGAGGCTGCTGCTGCGCGCCTCTGCGGCCGTCAATGCCGCCTCGCTGGACGGACAGATCCCCCTTCACCTGGCCGCGCAGTATGGACACTATGAGGTG TCAGAAATGCTCCTCCAACATCAGTCCAACCCATGCCTGGTCAACAAGGCCAAGAAGACACCCCTGGACCTGGCCTGTGAATTTGGCCGACTCAAG GTGGCCCAGCTGCTACTGAACAGCCACTTATGTGTGGCACTGCTGGAGGGCGAGGCCAAGGACCCTTGTGACCCCAACTATACCACGCCCCTGCACTTGGCTGCCAAGAATGGCCACAGAGAAGTCATCAG GCagctcctgagagctgggatcgAGATCAACCGCCAGACCAAGACGGGTACGGCGCTCCACGAGGCCGCACTGTATGGCAAGACCGAGGTGGTGCGGCTGCTTCTGGAG GGAGGTGTGGACGTGAACATCCGGAACACGTATAACCAGACGGCGCTGGACATAGTGAATCAGTTCACCACCTCCCAGGCCAGCCGGGAAATCAAGCAGCTACTGCGGG AGGCCTCAGGGATCCTGAAGGTCCGAGCACTCAAAGATTTCTGGAACCTCCACGATCCCACTGCTCTCAATGTCCGGGCAGGGGATGTCATCACG GTGCTGGAACAGCATCCCGACGGCCGCTGGAAGGGCCACATCCACGAGAGCCAGAGGGGCACAGACCGCATAGGCTACTTCCCCCCGGGCATTGTCGAGGTGGTCAGCAAGCGGATGGGCATCCCTGCAGCCCGCCTCCCCTCCGCACCCGCCCCCCTGCGCCCAGGCTTCTCCCGAACACCACAGCCTCCTGCCGAAGAACCCCCACACCCTCTTACCTACAGCCAGCTCCCTCGGGTGGGCCTCAGCCCAGACAGCCCAG CAGGTGACAGGAATAGCGTGGGCAGCGAGGGCAGCGTGGGCAGCATCCGCAGTGCCGGCAGCGGGCAGAGCTCTGAGGGCACTAACGGCCACGGCCCTGGCCTCCTGATTGAGAACGCCCAG CCACTGCCCTCAGCTGGAGAGGACCAGGTGCTGCCAGGACTCCACCCACCGTCCCTGGCAG ACAACCTGAGCCACCACCCTCTGACCAACTGCCGCTCTGGGGAGCAGATCTTCACCCAGGATGTGCGGCCGGAACAGCTGCTGGAGGGGAAG GACGCGCAGGCCATTCATAACTGGCTAAGCGAGTTCCAGCTGGAGGGCTACACTGCCCACTTTCTGCAGGCCGGCTATGATGTGCCTACCATCAGCCGCATGACGCCTGAG GACCTGACGGCCATCGGGGTGACCAAGCCTGGGCACAGGAAGAAGATCGCCTCCGAGATCGCTCAGCTCAGCATCGCCGAGTGGCTGCCCAGCTACATCCCA ACGGACCTGCTGGAGTGGCTGTGTGCACTGGGGCTGCCGCAGTACCACAAGCAGCTGGTGAGCAGTGGCTACGACTCCATGGGGCTGGTGGCCGACCTCACCTGGGAGGAGCTGCAGGAGATTGGGGTCAACAAGCTCG GGCATCAGAAGAAGCTCATGCTGGGGGTGAAGCGACTGGCAGAGCTTCGGCGGGGCCTGCTGCAGGGGGAGGCCCTCAGCGAAGGCGGGCGCCGGCTGGCCAAGGGTCCGGAGCTGATGGCCATCGAGGGGCTGGAGAACGGGGAAGGCCCAGCTACGACTGGCCCTCGGCTCCTCACCTTCCAGGGCAGCGAACTAAGCCCAGAGCTACAAGCGGCCATGGCAGGGGGTGGCCCTGAACCACTCCCCCTTCCACCTGCCCGCTCTCCCAGCCAGGAGAGCATCGGGGCACGCTCACGGGGGTCTGGCCACTCACAGGAACCGCCTGCCCCACAGCCCAGCAGTGGAGATCCCAGCAACCCCCAGGAGAGGAACCTTCCAGAGGGCACAGAGCGGCCCCCTAAGCTTTGTTCCTCACTTCCTGGCCAAGGACCCCCACCCTATGTTTTTATGTACCCCCAGGCCTCACTCTCCAGCCCGGCCCCAGGGCCACCTCCTGGCGCACCCTGGGCCTTCTCCTATTTGGCTGGGCCCCCTGCCACTCCCCCAGACCCGCCTCGACCTAAACGCCGGTCCCACAGCCTAAGCCGCCCTGGCCCCACGGAGGGGGATGCTGAAGGGGAGGCCGAAGGGCCGGTGGGCAGCGCCCTGGGCAGTTATGCTACCCTTACCCGGCGGCCAGGACGCAGCGCCCTTGTCCGGACCAGTCCTAGCGTGACCCCAACTCCAGCTCGGGGGACTCCTCGCAGTCAGTCCTTCGCCCTGCGGGCCCGGCGCAAaggccccccgcccccaccccccaaacgCCTCAGCTCCGTCTCTGGCCCCAGCCCGGAGCCACCTCCACTAGATGGGAGCCCAGGGCCCAAGGAAGGGGCCACAGGGCCCCGAAGGCGAACACTGAGTGAACCCGCTGGCCCCTCAGAGCCCACTGGCCCACCTGCCCCGGCTGGGCCTGCAtcagacacagaggaggaggagccaggccCCGAGGGGATGCCCCCATCTCGGGGCAGCTCCGGGGAAGGGCTGCCGTTTGCAGAGGAAGGGAACCTGACCATCAAACAGCGCCCGAAGCCCGCTGGTCCCCCGCCCCGAGAGACACCCGTGCCCCCTGGCCTTGATTTCAACCTCACGGAATCAGACACTGTTAAGCGGAGGCCCAAGTGCCGCGAGAGAGAGCCGCTGCAGACCGCACTGCTGGCCTTCGGAGTGGCCAGCGCCACGCCTGACCCCGCTGCCCCCCTGCCTTCCCCAACTCCTGGCGAGTCTCCTTTAGCTTCTAGCCCTCCCCAGCCCGAGCCCAGCAGCCTTCCAGCCCAAGGAGTTCCAACCCCCCTTGCTCCCAGCCCTGCCACGCAGCCTCCGGTGCCACCCTGCCCAGGGCCAGGTCTGGAAAGCTCAGCTGCTAGTCGGTGGAATGGGGAGACAGAACCCCCGGCCGCCCCTGCTGCCCTCCTCAAGGTGTCCGGAGCAG GAACAGCCCCCAAGCCTGTGTCAGTAGCCTGCACCCAGCTGGCATTTTCTGGTCCTAAGCTAGCGTCCCGGCTCGGCCCCCGCCCGGTGCCTCCTCCACGGCCTGAGAGCACTGGGACTGTGGGCCCAGGCCAGGCCCAGCAGAGACTAGAGCAAACCAGCTCGTCCCTGGCAGCTGCACTGAGAGCCGCAGAGAAGAGCATTGGCACGGAGGAGCAAGAGGG CGCCCCCAGTGCCTCCACCAAGCACATTCTGGATGACATCAGCACCATGTTCGATGCCCTGGCTGACCAGCTGGACGCCATGCTGGACTGA